The Candidatus Eisenbacteria bacterium genome has a segment encoding these proteins:
- a CDS encoding PilT/PilU family type 4a pilus ATPase has protein sequence MSAITLERDAVLRKAVELGSSDLIITVDQPVMVTIGGVLQPLPGSPPVTSADSRRLAESFLTPALHEKFLRDQELDTRYHFPGVANFRVNLYVQRGHWGTAIRIVPLTIPLPSEIGLSPHVVSKLLGITRGLVLVTGPTGAGKSTTIASLLEQVNQGGVRRHIVTVEDPIEFLYESKNAVIDQREVGTDTKSYARGLKGALRQLPHIIFVGEMRDLTSMAIALTAAETGNLVISTMATQTAAQTVNRIIDSFPQHQHSQIRSQLALTLRAVVSQVLLPRADGRGRIAARELMFVNPAISNLIRDDKIHQIPNVIATSLREDMMAMDDALIELVERGRINFDVAYPHFEDIEKRALLQKRHYRVAPIPEATRARA, from the coding sequence ATGAGCGCGATCACACTCGAGAGAGACGCGGTGTTGCGGAAGGCGGTCGAGCTCGGCTCGTCCGACCTCATCATCACCGTCGATCAACCGGTGATGGTGACGATCGGAGGCGTGCTGCAGCCCTTGCCCGGCTCGCCTCCGGTGACCTCCGCCGACTCCCGTCGCCTCGCCGAGAGCTTCCTGACTCCCGCGCTCCACGAGAAGTTCCTCCGCGACCAGGAGCTGGACACGCGCTACCACTTTCCCGGGGTGGCGAACTTCCGCGTCAATCTCTACGTCCAGCGCGGACACTGGGGCACCGCGATCCGGATCGTGCCGCTCACCATTCCCCTGCCGAGCGAGATCGGCCTCTCGCCTCACGTCGTCTCGAAGCTGCTCGGGATCACCCGCGGCCTGGTCCTCGTCACCGGGCCGACCGGAGCCGGCAAGTCGACGACCATCGCCTCGCTGCTGGAACAGGTGAACCAGGGAGGCGTGCGGCGCCACATCGTGACCGTCGAGGACCCGATCGAGTTCCTCTACGAATCCAAGAACGCGGTCATCGACCAGCGGGAAGTCGGCACCGACACCAAGAGCTACGCGCGCGGGCTCAAGGGCGCGCTGCGCCAGCTGCCGCACATCATCTTCGTGGGCGAGATGCGCGACCTCACCAGCATGGCGATCGCGCTGACCGCCGCCGAGACCGGCAACCTGGTCATCTCCACGATGGCCACGCAGACCGCGGCCCAGACCGTGAACCGCATCATCGATTCGTTCCCGCAGCACCAACACTCGCAGATCCGCTCGCAGCTCGCGCTGACGCTGAGAGCGGTCGTCTCGCAGGTCCTGCTCCCCCGCGCCGACGGCCGCGGCAGGATCGCGGCGCGGGAGCTGATGTTCGTGAACCCGGCGATCTCGAACCTGATCCGTGACGACAAGATCCACCAGATTCCCAACGTCATCGCCACCAGCCTCCGCGAAGACATGATGGCGATGGACGACGCGCTGATCGAGTTGGTCGAGCGCGGTCGCATCAACTTCGACGTCGCCTATCCTCACTTCGAGGACATCGAGAAGCGCGCGCTGCTGCAGAAGCGCCACTACCGGGTCGCGCCCATTCCCGAGGCCACGAGGGCCCGCGCATGA
- a CDS encoding type II secretion system F family protein: MPSYFYKARDANGHAHEGIEIASSEEEVLRVLESSHLTPVFIESRAPNAAALVRGKIAVRSAEVVERWRSSVKPVSVALFARQLSTMIHAGLPMVRSLRSISRDHEDKKMARILGHVADDVQKGDSLSTALGKHPGSFGEVFVSLVNTGEVSGTLDKIMDQTATYMERAETLRLKVQAALRYPIFVMSFALLILIVMVVKIVPMFTGIYARFKVELPWPTKVLLAVSNAVVGNLLIVTGLAVFAVGMFLYFAQTERGKLWIDRTKFNLPLFGPLIQLYAITKFSRTLGILTSSGTQILYALKVMRPVPGNKVLERGIDQVRSRVEEGDALSRAMEETGVFPEMLVQMTATGEETGKLDEMLSRTADFYEQRVTTQVDGLSSLIEPIAIVVLGGLVGVMLLALYLPIFNLGQAMRSGLVGH; this comes from the coding sequence ATGCCGAGCTACTTCTATAAAGCCCGCGACGCGAACGGGCACGCGCACGAGGGGATCGAGATCGCCTCCTCCGAGGAGGAGGTGCTCCGGGTTCTCGAGAGCTCGCACCTGACGCCGGTCTTCATCGAGAGCCGCGCGCCGAACGCGGCAGCCCTGGTGCGCGGCAAGATCGCGGTGCGCTCCGCCGAGGTCGTGGAGCGCTGGCGCAGCTCGGTCAAGCCGGTCTCGGTGGCGCTGTTCGCGCGCCAGCTCTCGACCATGATCCACGCCGGACTCCCGATGGTGAGGAGCCTGCGCTCGATCAGCCGCGACCACGAGGACAAGAAGATGGCGCGGATCCTGGGCCACGTCGCGGACGACGTGCAGAAGGGTGACTCGCTGTCCACCGCACTCGGCAAGCACCCCGGATCCTTCGGCGAGGTGTTCGTGAGCCTGGTCAACACCGGGGAGGTCAGCGGCACGCTGGACAAGATCATGGATCAGACCGCGACCTACATGGAGCGCGCCGAGACGCTACGGCTCAAGGTGCAGGCCGCCCTCCGCTACCCGATCTTCGTGATGTCCTTCGCCCTGCTGATCCTGATCGTCATGGTGGTGAAGATCGTGCCGATGTTCACGGGGATCTACGCCCGCTTCAAGGTCGAGCTTCCCTGGCCCACCAAGGTGCTGCTCGCCGTCAGCAACGCCGTGGTCGGCAATCTATTGATCGTCACGGGCTTGGCGGTCTTTGCGGTGGGGATGTTCCTCTACTTTGCCCAGACGGAGCGAGGCAAGCTGTGGATCGACAGGACCAAGTTCAACTTGCCGCTCTTTGGGCCCCTGATTCAGTTGTATGCTATCACCAAGTTTTCCAGGACCTTGGGCATCCTCACCTCGAGCGGCACGCAGATCCTCTACGCCCTCAAGGTGATGCGCCCGGTCCCCGGGAACAAAGTCTTGGAGCGTGGGATCGACCAGGTCCGTTCCCGCGTGGAGGAAGGCGACGCGCTTTCGCGCGCCATGGAAGAGACGGGCGTGTTCCCGGAGATGCTGGTCCAGATGACCGCCACGGGGGAAGAGACGGGCAAGCTGGACGAGATGCTGTCCCGTACCGCCGACTTCTATGAGCAGCGCGTGACGACTCAGGTCGATGGGCTCAGCTCGCTGATCGAGCCCATCGCCATCGTGGTGTTGGGCGGCCTGGTGGGCGTGATGCTGCTCGCCCTCTATCTGCCCATCTTCAACCTCGGCCAGGCCATGCGCTCAGGCCTGGTGGGGCATTAG
- a CDS encoding ATPase, T2SS/T4P/T4SS family produces the protein MTLSYRLSTRRFGELVLEHGKATTDQIDLALRSKNDPRERLGQTLVRLGILDEGDVVELLARQFGLPIAEASRLSLADPEVVQLIPEHLARQACVLALAKKDGALEIAMGDPLDVVSIDHLRALTGCNAIRVSIARPSEVREAIDEFYQQIRTKERVGEIFEKLDLTPGSEGDEDVDLATLRQQVEDAPVVRLVNLMLAEAIDDRASDVHVEPLRDRLVVRFRIDGILHEVMKPPKNLQMAIVSRIKVLADLDIATRLLPQDGRLTVHLPEREVDIRVSTLPTAHGEKVVMRLFDKTSFSRQVSNLGLDGPLLPAFQRAIHQPYGMILISGPTGSGKTTTLYAALNEIRSVHRNLLTVEDPIEYHIDGVNQVHANAKVGMSFARALRSILRQDPDVIMIGEIRDAETADIAVKSALTGHLVLSTVHANDAPGTVTRLVDMGVPRYLVGSAVTLVMAQRLVRRVCERCREPVIPEPEALAVLSDDAATLTGHPMQRGRGCLACKQTGYYGRTAVFELLELTRPVRRMVLDGLNEDQIKQRAVAEGMLTLRKHGVQKILQGVTTIDEVRAATLADG, from the coding sequence ATGACGCTCTCCTACCGGTTGTCGACGCGCCGCTTCGGCGAGCTGGTCCTCGAGCACGGCAAGGCCACGACGGATCAGATCGACCTGGCGCTCCGGTCCAAGAACGATCCGCGCGAGCGGCTCGGGCAGACCTTGGTGCGGCTCGGGATACTCGATGAAGGCGACGTGGTGGAGCTGCTGGCCCGGCAGTTCGGCCTCCCGATCGCCGAGGCCTCGCGTCTCTCGCTCGCCGATCCCGAGGTCGTCCAGCTCATCCCCGAGCATCTGGCGCGGCAGGCCTGCGTGCTCGCGCTGGCAAAGAAGGACGGCGCGCTCGAGATCGCCATGGGCGATCCGCTCGACGTCGTCTCGATCGACCACCTGAGGGCCCTGACCGGCTGCAACGCCATCCGGGTGTCGATCGCCAGGCCGAGCGAGGTTCGCGAGGCGATCGACGAGTTCTACCAGCAGATCCGCACCAAAGAGCGCGTCGGCGAGATCTTCGAGAAGCTCGATCTCACGCCGGGCTCCGAAGGCGACGAGGACGTCGACCTCGCCACCCTGCGGCAGCAGGTCGAGGACGCGCCGGTGGTGCGGCTGGTGAACCTCATGCTGGCGGAGGCCATCGACGACCGCGCCAGCGACGTGCACGTCGAGCCGCTTCGGGACCGCCTGGTCGTGCGCTTCCGCATCGACGGCATCCTGCACGAGGTGATGAAGCCCCCGAAGAACCTCCAGATGGCGATCGTCTCGCGCATCAAGGTGCTCGCCGATCTCGACATCGCCACGCGGCTGCTGCCGCAGGACGGGCGCCTCACCGTGCATCTGCCCGAGCGTGAAGTCGACATCCGCGTGTCCACGCTGCCGACCGCCCATGGCGAGAAGGTCGTGATGCGGCTCTTCGACAAGACCTCCTTCTCGCGCCAGGTCTCGAACCTCGGCCTCGACGGCCCCCTGCTGCCGGCCTTCCAGCGGGCCATTCACCAGCCCTACGGCATGATCCTGATCTCCGGGCCGACGGGCAGCGGCAAGACCACCACGCTCTACGCCGCGCTCAACGAGATCCGCTCGGTCCACAGGAACCTGCTCACCGTCGAGGACCCGATCGAGTACCACATCGACGGCGTCAACCAGGTGCACGCCAACGCCAAGGTGGGAATGTCGTTCGCGCGCGCGCTGCGCTCGATCCTGAGGCAGGACCCCGACGTGATCATGATCGGCGAGATCCGCGACGCCGAGACGGCCGACATCGCGGTGAAGAGCGCCCTGACCGGGCACCTCGTGCTGTCCACCGTTCACGCCAACGACGCGCCCGGCACGGTGACGCGACTGGTCGACATGGGCGTCCCCCGCTACCTGGTGGGCTCGGCGGTCACGCTGGTCATGGCCCAGCGACTGGTTCGCAGGGTGTGCGAGCGCTGCCGCGAGCCGGTGATCCCCGAGCCGGAAGCCCTGGCGGTGCTGAGCGACGATGCCGCCACCCTGACCGGGCACCCGATGCAGCGAGGCCGGGGTTGCCTGGCCTGCAAGCAGACTGGCTACTATGGACGTACGGCCGTTTTCGAATTGCTCGAGCTCACACGCCCGGTGCGGCGCATGGTGCTCGACGGACTCAACGAAGACCAGATCAAGCAGCGCGCCGTGGCCGAGGGGATGCTGACCCTGCGCAAGCACGGCGTGCAGAAGATCCTCCAAGGAGTGACCACGATCGATGAGGTGAGGGCCGCCACTCTCGCCGACGGCTAG
- a CDS encoding type II secretion system protein: protein MASLRSLHNKTRGFTFTELTVVMVLAGIVTLGLVTFYLNSQIMWTDASTQVLAQRDATAILEVMRDSIQTASDALILPVAGDSANKQVIVIEGGVQRQFFWDPADSCVHYGIGGSDQGAITPTRVERFDASFDAVNGILTVDSLRVRSSAGQRVTLSTSIGLYNR, encoded by the coding sequence TTGGCTTCCCTCCGGTCGCTACACAACAAGACTCGCGGCTTCACTTTTACCGAGCTGACTGTGGTGATGGTCCTCGCCGGGATTGTCACGCTCGGGCTGGTGACCTTCTACCTCAACTCGCAGATCATGTGGACCGACGCCTCGACCCAGGTGTTGGCGCAACGCGACGCAACCGCAATCCTGGAAGTCATGCGGGACAGCATCCAGACCGCCTCTGATGCTTTGATCCTTCCGGTCGCTGGAGACAGCGCGAACAAGCAGGTGATCGTGATCGAGGGAGGTGTGCAGCGGCAATTCTTCTGGGACCCCGCTGACTCCTGCGTGCATTACGGCATTGGCGGCAGCGACCAGGGCGCGATCACGCCGACCAGGGTCGAGCGCTTCGACGCTTCATTCGACGCCGTGAATGGGATCCTGACCGTGGACAGTCTGCGCGTGCGATCCTCGGCGGGCCAGCGGGTGACTCTGTCGACCTCCATTGGGCTCTACAACAGATGA
- a CDS encoding fibronectin type III domain-containing protein, whose protein sequence is MRSAIALVLIAVIGVSVVPSIGMAQTVTFNSVQLSWTAPGDDSLTGTAAQYDLRYSTSAITAANFASAARFTGTPVPTAAGTRQTITVTGLNSNTTYYFALKTADEVPNWSGLSNVISRTTLSAPDTVRPAPLANVSVTGSTETTVSLRWNATGDDSLTGTATTYDVRYSTTPITAANWGSATQASGEPVPAAPNTVTNFTVTGLTRQTTYYFAVKVIDNAGNPSALSNVVNTTTPDQTAPAAVRDLAVGLAWFSWRTSVPDVDRSTGVALRTNRNRGGR, encoded by the coding sequence ATGCGCTCAGCCATCGCTCTGGTCTTGATCGCGGTCATTGGCGTCAGTGTCGTGCCCAGCATCGGCATGGCGCAGACCGTCACGTTCAACAGCGTGCAGCTGTCGTGGACCGCGCCTGGAGATGACAGTTTGACGGGTACCGCAGCGCAGTACGACTTGCGCTATTCGACGTCTGCCATCACCGCAGCCAACTTCGCCAGCGCGGCGCGCTTCACCGGAACTCCGGTTCCGACCGCCGCCGGCACCCGTCAGACCATCACGGTCACGGGTCTCAATTCGAATACCACCTACTACTTCGCCCTCAAGACCGCCGACGAGGTCCCCAACTGGTCGGGGCTCTCCAACGTGATCTCGCGCACCACGCTCTCGGCCCCCGACACCGTCCGGCCCGCGCCGCTCGCCAACGTGAGCGTGACCGGCTCGACCGAGACCACCGTGAGCCTGCGCTGGAACGCGACCGGTGACGACAGCCTCACCGGCACCGCGACCACTTACGACGTGCGCTACTCGACGACGCCGATCACCGCCGCCAACTGGGGCTCGGCCACCCAGGCGAGCGGCGAGCCGGTGCCCGCGGCTCCGAACACGGTGACCAACTTCACCGTCACCGGCTTGACCCGGCAAACCACCTACTACTTCGCGGTGAAGGTGATCGACAACGCCGGCAACCCGTCGGCCCTGTCCAACGTGGTCAATACGACGACGCCGGACCAGACCGCTCCCGCCGCCGTGCGTGACCTCGCGGTCGGACTCGCGTGGTTCAGCTGGCGGACCAGCGTGCCCGATGTCGATCGCTCGACGGGTGTGGCACTGCGCACGAATCGCAATCGTGGGGGCCGGTAG
- a CDS encoding PorV/PorQ family protein, with translation MSAPRQIKRILLLCLGAMLAMAIVAAGFAGASEDNAGTTAASFLSLGAGPRILGMGGATIGLGTDLAASSWNPAALGWMDQGTIVLSHSGLDNASLQEWAAMGGKLGNAGTRWSISGLYQGDGSFEGRDASNNPTGAFTVSGFAAGGHLAQQIGRLTVGFGVKTVMEQLGDVSGVGTTFDGGLMYRHGILSGGFAFQNLGGHMSYSGAVYPFPSNYGFGLAVAHPGTGLSLAVDANFPYAYANDVRAGAEWRYKDMLALRAGYRHEMSEQPDDPLSGPSFGLGAGTNGFWLDYGYLISGNQDGQHRVAITFFPSSWGGLGSDPYGQGEIPDTFDEKPVKKVPLIGPPVPPGLKKK, from the coding sequence ATGAGCGCACCCCGTCAGATCAAACGGATCCTGCTCCTGTGTCTGGGGGCGATGCTCGCCATGGCGATCGTGGCGGCGGGCTTCGCGGGCGCCAGCGAGGACAACGCCGGCACGACCGCCGCGAGCTTCCTGAGCCTGGGCGCTGGCCCGCGCATCCTCGGAATGGGCGGCGCGACCATCGGTCTCGGCACCGACCTCGCCGCCAGCTCGTGGAATCCCGCCGCGCTCGGCTGGATGGATCAAGGGACCATCGTCCTGTCTCACTCCGGTCTCGACAATGCGAGCCTGCAGGAGTGGGCCGCCATGGGCGGCAAGCTCGGCAACGCTGGAACCCGCTGGTCGATCTCCGGTCTCTATCAGGGAGACGGCTCGTTCGAGGGCCGCGATGCCTCCAACAACCCCACCGGCGCGTTCACCGTCTCCGGATTCGCCGCCGGAGGGCACCTCGCTCAGCAGATCGGGCGGCTCACGGTCGGCTTCGGCGTGAAAACCGTGATGGAGCAGCTCGGCGACGTGTCGGGTGTCGGGACGACGTTCGACGGTGGCTTGATGTATCGCCATGGGATCCTCTCCGGCGGCTTCGCCTTCCAGAACCTGGGCGGACACATGAGCTATTCGGGGGCGGTCTATCCCTTCCCGTCCAACTACGGATTCGGCCTCGCGGTCGCGCATCCGGGAACGGGCCTCAGCCTCGCGGTCGACGCCAACTTCCCGTACGCGTACGCCAACGATGTCCGCGCGGGCGCCGAGTGGCGCTACAAGGACATGCTCGCGCTGCGCGCCGGCTACCGTCACGAGATGTCGGAGCAGCCCGACGATCCGCTGAGCGGTCCCAGCTTCGGTCTCGGCGCCGGCACGAACGGCTTCTGGCTCGACTACGGCTACCTGATCTCGGGCAACCAGGACGGGCAGCATCGCGTGGCGATCACGTTCTTCCCGAGCAGCTGGGGTGGGCTCGGCAGCGACCCCTACGGTCAGGGTGAGATTCCGGACACGTTCGACGAGAAGCCCGTGAAGAAGGTGCCTCTGATCGGGCCTCCGGTCCCTCCTGGACTGAAGAAGAAGTAG
- a CDS encoding prepilin-type N-terminal cleavage/methylation domain-containing protein, which produces MRRNQKGFTLMELMVVIVIVAILAAVAVPLYINYVKDAQRTEAKGAIGAIITAEQTYYQLNREYANCPAFVVNPTPEAQNGLNCDLSEALNNWDFAVTGASDDGFVVTATGKNAAEDLSVTYTHSRANPPAQPWVDQ; this is translated from the coding sequence ATGCGCAGGAATCAGAAGGGCTTCACGCTGATGGAGTTGATGGTCGTGATCGTCATCGTGGCCATTCTGGCGGCGGTGGCGGTTCCGCTCTACATCAACTACGTCAAGGACGCCCAGAGAACGGAAGCAAAAGGCGCGATTGGCGCAATCATCACCGCTGAACAAACCTACTATCAACTAAATCGAGAGTACGCGAACTGCCCGGCATTTGTCGTGAACCCGACTCCAGAGGCGCAGAACGGACTCAACTGCGACTTGTCGGAGGCTCTCAATAATTGGGACTTCGCGGTTACGGGTGCATCTGACGATGGGTTCGTGGTGACGGCAACAGGAAAGAACGCCGCTGAGGATCTCAGCGTCACATACACTCACTCCCGCGCTAACCCGCCCGCCCAACCTTGGGTAGATCAATAG
- a CDS encoding FlgD immunoglobulin-like domain containing protein, with amino-acid sequence MEARLSRRRTPSLKGRGYLPALLLSLGLGWVLTPQMAAAQGTGADTLMLVWTAPGDDGLAGTADHYEVRLSTSPINDSNWDSAWLIGAAPAPLPAGQRQSLIVRGISRGTTYYFAIKAVDDAGNTSALSNVVRWDWIIDTAPPSAPSGVTVAAENSTQGRIRWSANSEADLAGYTVYRRLTSGGAWQAISPAGFNATQFLDTAIPAGTNQVWYQISARDVTGNESARSATVTLNFGGAAITTVFELSPVYPNPSRVSTMVNIPVNIPAAGGGAELFIMDSGGRRIRSLSLAGLTGGPQTVVWDGRNDAGGSAAPGVYTAWLISTGQRLSVKLVRQP; translated from the coding sequence ATGGAAGCCCGACTTTCGCGCCGCCGGACCCCCAGTCTGAAGGGCCGGGGATATCTCCCGGCCCTCCTGCTGTCCTTGGGGCTCGGGTGGGTGCTCACGCCCCAGATGGCCGCGGCGCAGGGAACCGGAGCCGACACGCTGATGCTCGTGTGGACCGCTCCGGGCGACGACGGCCTGGCGGGCACCGCCGACCACTATGAAGTCCGCCTCTCGACGTCGCCGATCAACGACAGCAACTGGGATTCGGCCTGGCTGATCGGTGCCGCACCGGCGCCGCTCCCGGCTGGCCAGCGGCAGAGCTTGATCGTGCGCGGCATTTCGCGCGGCACGACCTACTACTTCGCGATCAAGGCGGTCGATGACGCCGGCAACACGTCGGCGCTCTCCAACGTGGTGCGGTGGGATTGGATCATCGACACCGCGCCGCCGTCGGCGCCTTCGGGCGTCACGGTCGCGGCCGAGAACAGCACGCAGGGGAGAATCCGCTGGTCGGCCAACTCCGAAGCCGACCTCGCGGGCTACACGGTCTATCGACGGCTCACGTCGGGTGGCGCATGGCAGGCCATCAGTCCCGCCGGATTCAATGCCACCCAGTTCCTGGACACCGCGATTCCCGCGGGCACGAATCAGGTCTGGTACCAGATCAGCGCTCGCGACGTGACCGGCAATGAGAGCGCGCGCAGCGCGACGGTCACGCTGAATTTCGGCGGCGCCGCGATCACCACGGTCTTCGAGCTGAGCCCGGTCTATCCCAATCCCAGCCGCGTCTCGACCATGGTCAACATCCCGGTCAACATTCCCGCCGCTGGAGGCGGCGCCGAGCTGTTCATCATGGATTCCGGCGGGCGGCGCATCCGCAGCCTCTCGCTCGCGGGTCTCACCGGAGGTCCGCAGACCGTGGTCTGGGACGGCCGCAACGACGCCGGCGGCTCTGCCGCGCCGGGTGTCTACACAGCCTGGCTGATCAGCACCGGTCAGCGTTTGAGCGTCAAGCTCGTGAGGCAGCCATGA